Part of the Acanthopagrus latus isolate v.2019 unplaced genomic scaffold, fAcaLat1.1, whole genome shotgun sequence genome is shown below.
atttcattctgctataacttcagcataccttcagctatagaagaaccattcaaacatgaaaatgtttcagcttttaagctctttcaaccttgtgcttttcaacttttcaacctttcaacttttttcaaatattaagcttgtttttaaaaaaaattttaacattgccgcaaatgggaaaagcttcaaatcctcttcaaaaactCCTCGacctttcaacctcttcttttccctcatACCAttcagctagagacaccattcaactTTAAAACTACTCCACAACGcccttgaactatttgcactgtattcagttttttaaaatcttgtatggtttttgaaatcatcgcagttcgagtttgaaggatttttagctcctcttctgagtttataatgggtgtgtattgcgtcaggCTAGAGTGGTGCACAATCCATCAACTGCCGCAcaccccagagtgtagagcagctccgAAAACGGagagaaaaattctcttcagctcgatttggatCCAAACCTTTTACctcaacatagacaatgtatacatagaaatgtaggaaatcttattagctttcagctgatggtctcatttcagatgtgggacttaccGGTTTTGGATTTcgaagcccgagagcgacaagaagtgaaGACGCtctcccataagccgcaatgtaattttgagccgaaatttgtggtgaagagcagacggtacctgttctctctctcgcgtttgtgccctcatttctcatttccagaaataaaaaccagatgaccgagtTCGGCCAGGTCTCTACTCGCTCACCATATAGGTATTATTAccctaaacattaaagttttttccaaatcgcaggggtttgggaggagtTTTTCCCATTCATCTTATGGGGAcctcatcatttctgtctctcctatttctccagcgtgtgtatctcaagaatgtgtgtgtgtggtgcctgagctacactgtgtgacatcatctttagagttatgagcagctggaaaatctggAGAAAGACTTCTCTTCAGCTGtatttggatcccacatcttttcctttacatagaccgatgcagccattttaagctctctctgcctttaacttgcaaccttttctgacttttctcacctttttaagctctttcttgttttaatttgccaactttcagtcttttttcacctttttaatctcttccttcctttaactttctaccttttcagtcttttttcaccccttttctccctttttctgacttttctcacctttttagaCTCGTTCTTACTTTAATTTGCCACCTTTTCAGactgttttcacctttttgaaCTCTTTCTGCCTTCAACTTTCTAccctttcagtcttttttcacccttttaaagctattttttgctttaattttccaccttttctctcttttttcaccCTGTTTTAAGCTCttcctgcctttaactttccaccttttcataatgggtgtgtattgcgtcagctagagtgcgtgacatcatcaactgccgcagcccagagtgtagagcagcaccaaaaacgggaaaaaaattctatttttgctcaatttggttcccacatcttatacttgacatagacaatatatgcatagaaatgtaggaaatcttgttggctttcagctgatggtcttatttcagatgtgggacttacggttttggatttagaagcccaagagcgacaagaagtcatGAAGCtctcccataagccgcaatgttaattttgagccgaaatttctggtgaagagcagacggtacctgttctctctctcgcttctgtgccttcatttcacactttccagaaataaaaacaacatttctcaaACAGAGACCACAAAACCTGGTGACTGTCTTTAAGGCCTTTCCCGCTTGATGGAGGAGACATTTTGCTCATACCATGTTTGCTTCTTcatcacggggcaaagcgcacagcccactctcgcaattccccggcggggaattgtctcgtgtttattttacaatccactgtacactgagagccattttttttgtcgctaactcgtcccacaccgttgagtgcacacaaacaaacaatacatcaaaacgtgcggttcgatctgactcggtatgcaTATCAtttcacaaatttcactcaaaaacagtgacattttccagagttgtagccacacttgtcttctttctcccaatgtgtttattttctcagtggGATTCATGGTTTTTGAATTATCGGCCTCTATCCAACAAGagtcccattaactccattgtaaatcagggagaggatttgcaaaactgcacccttctccaGCTTGCTCCTAttaccacatttctcaaagtgggaccacaaaacttggtgactgtgttctttaaggcctttcccacttgatggtggagaaattttgccgataccatgtttgctttttcgtcacggggcaaagcgcacagcccactctcgcgattccccggcggggaattgtctagtgtttattttacaatccactgtacattgagagccatttttctgtcgctaactcgtcctgcaccgttgagcacacacaaacaaacaatacatcaaaacgtgtggttcgatctgactcggtatgctttcgttcagtttttcagaataataattttttgcgtcgtaagacgcgaaaaactgccaaacatttcctgtaaggaatgaatgggacaaggtaaaaaaaaagttgcaaatcttcaacatttttcaaacaactcctgctctggcatacgttgactcagacacaccattcgaactttaaagcgtagatacaagtccaaattatcaacgtgggatccaacttttgctctagctttcatgattttttcgtcacggggcaaagcgtGTGCTCGCCAGCCtactatggacacctctatagcagagctatagggtgtccattggcaacgatcaccgtggcaaccgagatcagctggcCAATAGATAGAGTGACAGACACACgcatacacgcacacaaatacagacacagtatattttccaacatttaaaccatatttaattattaatttttcattcatttaacttgCGGCTCGACCGGAttcggtatgctatcattcaacTCTGAGGAACATTAATTTTTCGTGACTGACATCgcgaaaaactgtgaaaagtttcccataaggaatgaatgggatgaGGAAATGGGACCCCTCCATAGCAAAGCCATAGGGGTCCATAGAGGACTGTGCAgagcacagcaccactaataagaagagagagtgacagattaatcaatgagtcagtttaatacacacacacacacacacaaatggacacacacacagtatatttcccaacatttaaaccatatttaatgattaatttttcattcatttaacgtGCGGCTCGACTCGACTCGTTATACTATTATGCAACTCTgtagaatatcaatttttcgtgACATCAGTGAAAAGTTTCCcttaaggaatgaatgggacgaggaaaTGGGACCCCTCTAAAGCAAAGCAATAGGGTTTTATAGACGGCTGTGTggagcacagcaccactaataagaagagagagtgacagattaatcaatgagtcagtttaatagacacacacacacacacaaatggacacaaacacacacacagtatatttcccaacatttaaaccatatttaatgattaatttttcattcatttaacatgCGGCTCGACTCGACTCGTTATGCTATTATGCAACTCTgtagaatatcaatttttcgtgACGTCAGTGAAAAGTTTCCcttaaggaatgaatgggacgaggaaaTGGGACCCCTCTAAAGCAAAGCAATAGGGTTTTATAGACGGCTGTGTggagcacagcaccactaataagaagaaagagtgacagattcattaatgagtcagtttaatacacaaacacacagacagacagacagacacacacagacacacagacacacaaacacacacacacatacacagtatatatcccaacatttaaacaatatttaacaATTATCTTGTCACTCATTCAAGCCATCATAATCCATTAgctgaaaaaattaaatggaatgctgtctgtacatttgtgttgaaaagcacttttaaggtattaatattatcaatattattaattcataataacattttcattaatgtattttattataatatgcaaataaaataaataaaacatatattgttttatgttattcaataatatctaataattcaacatcaatcaattaatatcattattaatcAAGTATTCTAATTAACATTGATGTATTGTTACTGTATTATATTATcatacattcataaaaataaatataaataatggatGCAGCAAAGTATGGTCGTCCGGAGtctgtgtcaagtgcacagCTCATCAGCCATCTCATTGGACAAATCACCTCGGATACAGATGACCGACAACCCAAGAGaactctgattggacagttgtgtgtgcattatttttggccttgatataaaaaacactgatccgGCTCTGCGCGATACCCTTTGACCTCATCGTAGGTAAGTACCTGTTCTGTCTGATATTAGCTGAAATCGttaataaaaatggattttattgaaGCTAGACATTACTATCTCTCTCATGATCACGATAACTCATGATTTCggaaaaaatgaatgtaattgttAATGATCGGTCTGTTTCAGCAGTATTAATCCGGAGGTACTTGGCTcaaagtcaccgctgttggctTCGAGCGCGGCCTAATGTTTTATATACCAGAGCCGAGTAGCACCGTTCGCTCATCTTAATATTGTTGTactgaaacagactgacggagctccgttagctgttagccccGCTACTCGGAGGCCAGTAGCTCCGGGCCAACAGTtgagtgtcaagtgcacagatagctaacgttagctgttagctccgctacccggagcccAGTAGCTCCGGGCCAACAGCGcagtgtcaagtgcacagatagctaacgttagctgttagctccgctacccggagcccAGTAGCTCCGGGCCAACAGCGGAGTGTGaagtgcacagatagctaacgttagctgttagctccgctacccggagcccAGTAGCTCCGGGCCAACAGCGGAGTGTGaagtgcacagatagctaacgttagctgttagctccgctacccggagcccAGTAGCTCCGGGCCAACAGCGGAGTGTGaagtgcacagatagctaactttagctgttagctccgctacccggagcccCGTAGCTCCAGGCCAACAGCGATTAACAAAGCTATAAGGGTCCATAAGTACATGATATGTGTGTCTCGGTAACAGTAACGGGGCTacgtcagtctgtttcaatataacaatattaagACGATTTAATAGCACTACTCGGCTCTGGTATGTAAAACATTAGGCCGCGATCTAagccaacagcggtgactttgCTTTTTTCTATAAAGACACATTAACCGGAGCGAAAAGCTAACTGTACTAACATCCGCACACCTTTAACAAAAGTGAGGTAATTGAATCTAAACATTACTGTCGTGATTTTGGGAAGATTAGTTGTTTATGGTCGATGTGTTGCTATATAAGGTCgatctgtttatatatatgaTCACTGAGCTAAAAGCTAAAACGTTAGGCCGCgctagatgctaactgcgcgaaccttgtctttgttctcttgCGGCGCAAACGGTAGCCattagctagatgctaactgcaAGAACATTGGCCTTTGTTCTCTCGCGGCGCAAACGGTAGCCATTTTTCTCTCCGGGTGCGAACTGTACTGTCATGTTTAGATCCTTAACACGGGTCAGATTTGTAGTAGGAGATATTACACTCATTAtcttgggatttttttttgtttgtttttttgttttcatacaagAATATTAACACAAGCTAAAAGCTGTATTTCGTATCTAATTGTGTAGATTGTGACTAGTATTTAATACTCCCTTCTGTctactgaaacacacatttctcctgtttgtgataaGATGTGATTAAATGCCTTTCTATGTAGTTAGATAAATATCATACTTTAGATGTACCATACACGTTTACAATCTACCTTgattaaatagaaaaggaagcattttcatacatgactatttttgcttttggtaataaatgtgcattcagatgttgataaaaTCCTGTACATTTGATGAAGTTAttgttatgttgtgtgttaTATTGATCATGTCATAGTAATTCTTTGTTCTTAGGAATAAATGATTTGATACTGTGTAGTATAAAATTGACATAgtattttaattataatttatagtaattataaattataatatagaattatttgaagaaatactgtgcccaaaaacacacaaattatgacaagtacagatgtttaacttgtgtctgttatgatattaacttgttgctaacactgactcgtaacatttgagagacatttatctttttattgcctATTGTCTTTGATAAGATTAAAGGGTTCCTGTGCTGAGAGTGACCGCTGACAGCTGAGTGTGACCATCATCCTTCATCCATTGCCCTCAACCTTCACAGTATCACcacatcacctacacacacacaatcaccacatCTTCATCGTTTTCTCAAATTTCATTCTACGTATAAGATTATATTAGGTTGTCTTAGATTAGTTTACTTTACATTAggtggtttaggtttaggtcagtttgacaagcatttctcttgttgttctctcttgtttttaacttcTATCAGCAGGATGCCAAGGAAGTCGAGGCGGTCTGTGGTGTTGAAGCAGCGCTGGAGGAAGCtcaacctggaggagctgaggtcTTTCCCCACCCCCCCGGAGGTACTTGCACAGTAGATAAGCCTCTGTGTCGCAGTGACACctgtctgcatgaaaatggctgTAGAAATGTTACATCTATTGCTTTCTCCTTAACTGCTGAGTTCTGAATGTCTGCCATGtcttttgatgttaatgtttcatcggacggtgtcacacacacaatgagacatgttttattatattttgttttaacttgtatgtCTTTATCTTATGCTTGTTGTTATgattatcattaattaattttttttttttgtgtttaatctgtCATCAGACAGTTGGATCTTCACCCCCAGCCAAGCCTTTCTGGAGCCCGGATGATGTGCAAGTTCGTGCACATAAGTATTTACTTGTTTTATCcctaaatgatcaataaatgaattcatcatcaatattgaactttttcaacaggttttcctgtacttttttactGGTATAAACAAGTGATTGTTGATATTTCCTAGTAGCCTTTCCTTCATCAGTTTaaccttttatctgttttgtactttaCCAAACAGGCCGCGGTACCGGTTACTGCCATCCGGTGGAGACGTGGCCAACTTCGAAGCTCTAAGTCTCCTGACAAGCAGGTGCTATTATTGTCCAGTTTATGAAGGAAGTAATCTTGAGAGGGATTAATGATTTTCATGCtaatgaaattttcttttttgttgcagtttgttctgattgTCGGGGACTCCCATCTCCGGGCCTTCGTGGACCGTTTCACCGAGATGCCAGAAGggaagtttttcttttggtatcaTGTCGACCCCTGGGGCccatgctgctcagctgcgCACTGAGGTCCTACATGCCAAGGTTCCTCAAGaccctgatgctgtttgtgttcttgctccTAGCAACAACCTGACTGCGAGCAGGACCGTCGACGAGGTAGCCGTCGACTACGCCCaattcctcactgctgtgaggagccgctggTCGGAGGtaggcttttatttcatgtctcgCTTGTCCTGTATTGttagtagttaaacaacactagAAGTACATTGACTACTTTAATTGTATGAGCTTTCAAGAAATGTGTactaaatatggtgtgtgtgtgtgtgattttgaatgaaactgtcagttggtgttttctaaaattttgTGTCCTACAGGTCTTTGTGGTGgacttccccccccccccccccccacctgaacgaggatgaggagcaccAGAGGGCCCTTTGCCACGCATACCATCGTGTGACAGCTCGCATGGGTAAGtaacaaaaaatgttgtcaattaaaacaagtaaaagaaatgtacttaaaaatgtctgtgatgaacatagtcatacatgtgtgaatattgtaatgactttttttttctttctttcatgtttttaggTTTGAGGTACTTCTCTGCGGAGGAGTACTTCCCCCGTACGCGCTTggatctgtggagcagagacggCGTAAGTAGAGTATCTGTGTGATAGAAAAGGTCTAATTTGCTATAATTTCTTGTGTGTCGATATGAAACAGTTGACACAAGCTACCTTTGAagttaaactgtctgtaaatggaTTTGTATTGTCATGTCTCAAGGTTCACCTGAGCGACCATGAGGGGATGGGGATCctcacccagctgctgtgggcctcCACGGAGCAGTTCCTcgagacaccaccaccaccacctccccctcccccggtGTCTGCTACTCCTTCACAGCCGCTTAGGAACGTTTCTCCTAAGCTGGTTTTGAAGGGAGAGGTATGTGCTCCTGTCTCCTGGCCCCTTCCAGTGGAAGGTTGTTGGTCAGAGCAGCAAGGTGAGTAGGtttaacccctaacccctaaccctctACCTTGTTTTAGCTTATCCTAACCATAATTTTCTTGGTaagaaccctaaccctaacccttattTAAACTTTGGTCTTAGTTTATCCTAACCATAACCACAACTTTCTTGGTAAggaccctaaccctaatccttGTTTAAACCTAATTTTTCTTCATTCTTGTTATAATTTACACTTCATAGGGCCCTAAACTCAACCATTACTTCCTTTGTATAATATATAGTTTACCCTTAATGTCTGTATCGATGCTAATCTCTTAACCCCTCCCCCTTTGTTTTAGTCTCTAACCTCAACTCCAATTTTTccttagttttgtttttgtcgcct
Proteins encoded:
- the LOC119016016 gene encoding uncharacterized protein LOC119016016 — its product is MPSNNLTASRTVDEVAVDYAQFLTAVRSRWSLWWTSPPPPPHLNEDEEHQRALCHAYHRVTARMGLRYFSAEEYFPRTRLDLWSRDGVHLSDHEGMGILTQLLWASTEQFLETPPPPPPPPPVSATPSQPLRNVSPKLVLKGEPQVPGPVSVAQQQEKESFLPLNPRWFISTTLSVMVEVSPSQLSDVVDVPSLPARKKVASPAAARRHRTTERRPPPPATSLL